Proteins co-encoded in one Sporosarcina sp. FSL K6-1522 genomic window:
- a CDS encoding GntR family transcriptional regulator encodes MQNPKPSSKMFLDIVGELRSLIKEEGIKTGDKLPSERELAERLQVGRSTVREALRSLELLGLIETRRGEGTFLADFGKHQLVEVLAAFIMQQPNSVLDVQETRMIHEMAAITTICQSEALGALPVWESLFVKMNEDGAIRREDLIREMIVATGNRLSLKIWFLLKQYSKVPFEEMTGLDEKDSIQTLLRGLLAGDEMSALDAYSKWIELVEGERGERKL; translated from the coding sequence ATGCAAAATCCAAAACCATCATCGAAAATGTTTCTTGATATCGTCGGTGAGCTCAGGTCACTGATTAAAGAAGAAGGCATTAAAACCGGTGACAAACTGCCATCAGAGAGAGAGTTAGCTGAACGTCTACAAGTAGGAAGGTCTACAGTTCGGGAAGCATTACGAAGTTTGGAACTGCTCGGACTCATCGAGACGAGACGCGGTGAGGGCACTTTTCTTGCGGATTTTGGTAAACACCAACTTGTCGAAGTATTGGCGGCTTTTATCATGCAACAACCTAACTCTGTACTGGATGTACAAGAGACACGGATGATTCATGAGATGGCAGCGATTACGACGATTTGCCAATCGGAGGCATTAGGTGCGTTACCGGTTTGGGAAAGCCTATTCGTAAAAATGAACGAGGATGGAGCAATCCGACGCGAGGATCTGATCCGTGAAATGATTGTCGCAACCGGGAATCGATTGTCACTTAAAATTTGGTTTTTATTAAAACAATACAGCAAAGTCCCATTTGAAGAAATGACAGGGCTAGACGAAAAGGACAGCATTCAAACTCTGTTAAGGGGCTTGCTCGCTGGCGACGAAATGAGTGCGCTAGATGCGTACTCGAAATGGATTGAACTAGTTGAAGGCGAAAGAGGGGAAAGAAAGCTATGA
- the pfkA gene encoding 6-phosphofructokinase: MKKIAVLTSGGDAPGMNAAVRAVVRKAIYEGLEVMGVYNGYQGLIEGKFEQLQLGSVGDIIQRGGTILRSARSAEFRTLEGREKAVQQLKLHGIEGLVVIGGDGSFRGALELTMLGIPCTCVPATIDNDINGTEFTIGFDTALNTVIDSIDKIRDTATSHERTFIVEVMGRDAGDLALWAGLAGGAETILLPEEKYEVPTIIERLKSGTGRGKKHSIIIVAEGVMPAAGLAELLKQEANIETHVSVLGHIQRGGSPSARDRVIASQYGARAVEILKEGRGGIAIGMKNHTIVDYDLQEVFEENSDWDLELYALSKELSI; this comes from the coding sequence ATGAAAAAGATTGCTGTTTTAACGAGTGGAGGAGACGCACCAGGCATGAATGCCGCGGTTCGTGCGGTTGTCCGAAAGGCGATTTATGAAGGACTTGAAGTTATGGGTGTTTACAATGGTTATCAGGGCTTGATCGAGGGGAAATTTGAACAGTTGCAGCTCGGGTCTGTGGGTGACATTATTCAGCGTGGAGGCACGATTTTACGCTCTGCTCGAAGTGCCGAGTTTCGGACTTTGGAAGGCCGTGAAAAAGCTGTGCAGCAGTTGAAGTTGCATGGCATCGAAGGACTCGTTGTCATTGGTGGAGATGGCTCTTTTAGAGGGGCGCTCGAATTAACGATGCTCGGAATTCCTTGTACATGTGTACCTGCAACGATCGATAACGATATCAACGGTACGGAATTTACGATTGGCTTCGATACTGCGTTGAATACAGTCATTGATTCAATTGACAAAATACGTGATACGGCAACTTCACATGAGCGAACATTCATCGTCGAAGTGATGGGAAGAGACGCAGGTGATCTAGCGCTATGGGCAGGTCTCGCGGGGGGAGCAGAAACCATTCTCCTTCCAGAAGAGAAATATGAGGTCCCTACTATTATCGAAAGACTGAAAAGTGGAACAGGTCGTGGGAAAAAGCATAGCATCATTATTGTTGCGGAAGGTGTTATGCCAGCAGCAGGACTTGCAGAACTATTGAAACAAGAAGCAAATATTGAAACGCATGTTTCTGTATTGGGGCATATCCAACGAGGAGGTTCACCTTCTGCGCGTGACCGTGTTATTGCGAGTCAATATGGCGCTAGGGCTGTGGAAATCCTAAAAGAGGGCCGTGGCGGTATTGCAATCGGTATGAAAAACCATACGATTGTGGATTATGATTTACAGGAAGTCTTCGAGGAAAATAGCGATTGGGATCTAGAATTGTACGCACTTTCCAAGGAATTGTCTATCTAA
- a CDS encoding DMT family transporter, translating to MAFMLVIFSGLIHSLWNLFVKQSVSKITFLWSIHLVSFILLLPYFLLELPNLQLDGFGILLLMGSMTFQVFYVFTLITGYTIGELSLVYPVLRGSAALLVPITSILFFGDQLSILGWVGLLLILIGVFSMGNVNLQMGKKVKLSILIALAGGVSIAGYTLSDKVLLEYMSPIMIIQFQNFIYSIALLWGSFNSKQLKEEWTTNWKIILLGSLFVPGAYVLFLFALQLAQVSQLAPMREISIVFGTLLGLLFLKERQGIGKLVASCIIVIGIIVLGLFG from the coding sequence GTGGCTTTTATGCTAGTTATTTTTTCTGGTTTAATCCATTCACTATGGAATCTATTTGTGAAACAAAGCGTTAGTAAAATTACTTTTCTTTGGTCTATACATCTAGTTAGTTTTATTTTGCTGTTGCCCTATTTTTTGTTGGAACTTCCCAATCTACAACTAGATGGTTTTGGGATACTACTATTAATGGGTTCCATGACATTTCAAGTATTTTATGTATTTACTTTAATAACAGGTTATACAATTGGAGAGCTATCGCTTGTTTATCCGGTTTTACGGGGATCAGCTGCTTTGCTAGTTCCCATTACCAGCATTTTGTTCTTTGGGGATCAATTATCCATTTTAGGATGGGTGGGGCTGCTGTTAATTTTAATTGGTGTTTTTTCAATGGGGAATGTTAATTTACAAATGGGTAAAAAAGTGAAACTGTCAATATTAATCGCATTGGCAGGCGGGGTTTCCATTGCAGGTTATACGTTAAGCGATAAAGTTCTTTTAGAGTATATGTCACCAATTATGATTATTCAATTTCAAAACTTTATTTACTCAATAGCCCTACTATGGGGTTCCTTTAATTCGAAACAGCTGAAAGAAGAATGGACTACGAATTGGAAAATTATCTTATTAGGCTCCTTATTTGTACCGGGAGCCTACGTATTATTTTTATTTGCGTTGCAATTGGCTCAGGTTTCGCAACTTGCTCCAATGAGAGAAATTAGCATTGTTTTTGGAACGCTGTTAGGCTTATTGTTCCTCAAGGAACGGCAAGGGATAGGGAAGTTGGTAGCCTCTTGCATTATTGTAATTGGAATTATCGTTCTTGGTTTATTTGGATAA
- a CDS encoding ATP-binding cassette domain-containing protein has product MEFLAIRNVTKTFGQVTALDNINISIKKGEFVCLLGPSGCGKTTLLRVIAGLEEPNVGSQIIMDGKDITKLPPAKRDFGIVFQSYALFPNMTAFQNVAYGLKNKKYTKDEIKVKVQESLDAVNLGHLAKRYPAQLSGGQQQRIALARALAISPGFLLLDEPLSALDAKVRVKLRMEIRNLQEKLGITTIMVTHDQEEALTMGDKIVVMNNATMEQIGTPQEIYEKPATPFVADFIGTVNQFRGTDSYVAIRPEHIKIRREATRDTIITTLKAMEFRGSSYRLYLEVENGGPYSFENELLMSDISTDDLRKLNLKVEEKLFVEFPQNQLITYDNRIEEEVGELSMVTS; this is encoded by the coding sequence ATGGAGTTTTTAGCAATTCGTAATGTCACAAAAACTTTCGGACAGGTTACCGCTCTAGACAACATTAATATCTCGATTAAAAAAGGTGAATTCGTTTGTCTATTAGGACCTAGTGGATGTGGAAAAACTACTTTACTAAGGGTGATTGCTGGTTTGGAAGAACCGAATGTAGGGTCTCAGATTATCATGGACGGAAAAGATATTACGAAACTACCTCCGGCTAAAAGAGACTTTGGAATTGTATTTCAGTCCTATGCGCTTTTTCCGAATATGACAGCTTTTCAAAACGTTGCTTACGGATTGAAAAATAAAAAGTATACAAAAGATGAAATCAAGGTGAAAGTTCAAGAGTCTTTAGACGCAGTCAATTTGGGGCATCTGGCGAAACGTTATCCAGCACAATTATCTGGAGGGCAACAGCAACGAATCGCGTTAGCTAGAGCATTGGCTATATCTCCTGGATTCCTCTTACTTGATGAGCCGCTCTCTGCTTTAGATGCCAAGGTTAGGGTGAAGCTCCGGATGGAAATTCGTAATCTTCAGGAGAAACTAGGGATCACTACAATTATGGTAACCCATGATCAGGAAGAAGCGCTAACGATGGGAGATAAAATTGTTGTTATGAACAATGCAACAATGGAGCAGATTGGTACACCACAAGAAATCTATGAGAAGCCAGCGACGCCGTTTGTAGCTGATTTTATAGGGACTGTCAATCAATTCCGCGGTACTGATTCTTACGTGGCGATTCGACCTGAGCATATAAAAATTAGAAGAGAAGCGACTAGAGACACAATCATTACTACATTGAAAGCCATGGAGTTTCGCGGTAGCTCGTACCGTCTGTATTTGGAAGTAGAGAATGGTGGGCCTTATAGTTTTGAAAACGAGCTTCTTATGTCAGATATTTCAACGGATGATTTAAGAAAATTAAATCTTAAAGTAGAGGAAAAGTTATTTGTAGAGTTTCCTCAAAATCAGTTAATTACTTATGACAATCGTATTGAAGAAGAGGTGGGCGAACTTTCGATGGTCACTAGTTAA
- a CDS encoding putative 2-aminoethylphosphonate ABC transporter substrate-binding protein, protein MKNVFWMAIIVIVLTMLAACGGNEGESGKDKKESLVVYTAIETDYLQDHLALFEEAHPDIKLDLVRDSSGIIISRILAEKDNPKADVIWGLSVDSLIMFDEDGMLEGYNPKGSEDLIPEFADQKNDPMRWTGIAAYMTAIAVNTAEMEKLGLPIPKTYQDLIDPQYKGLISMPNPASSGTGFLTVAGLLQLFDTEEEGWAYMDKLHNNIGIYTHSGSKPAVEAATGEFPIGISFDGRAIKQEESGAPLVTVFPEEGSGWTLEANALIKKDNIKEDAKVFLDWANSKSTMESYNKQFAITAIDLGKTPPASYPADPMGQLLENDLYWAADNRVAIVDKWIEKYDGKSEPKE, encoded by the coding sequence ATGAAAAATGTATTTTGGATGGCAATTATTGTGATTGTTCTCACCATGTTGGCTGCTTGTGGAGGAAACGAAGGGGAATCCGGTAAGGATAAAAAAGAAAGTCTTGTCGTTTATACGGCTATAGAAACGGATTATTTACAAGATCACCTAGCGCTATTTGAAGAGGCACATCCAGATATTAAACTAGACTTAGTCAGAGATTCCAGCGGTATTATCATTTCTAGAATACTCGCAGAAAAGGATAATCCAAAAGCAGATGTTATCTGGGGATTGAGTGTTGATAGTTTAATTATGTTTGATGAGGACGGTATGTTAGAAGGTTACAATCCAAAAGGATCAGAAGATTTAATTCCCGAATTTGCAGATCAAAAAAATGATCCGATGAGATGGACGGGGATTGCAGCTTATATGACAGCAATCGCTGTCAATACTGCAGAAATGGAAAAGTTAGGTCTGCCTATTCCGAAAACATACCAAGATCTTATTGACCCTCAATATAAAGGACTCATTTCAATGCCCAATCCGGCCTCAAGTGGTACGGGATTTTTGACAGTAGCAGGATTGCTTCAGTTATTTGACACCGAAGAAGAGGGCTGGGCGTACATGGATAAACTCCATAATAATATTGGAATCTATACACACTCTGGTTCGAAACCAGCAGTCGAGGCTGCGACTGGAGAATTTCCTATTGGTATCTCTTTCGATGGCCGCGCGATTAAACAAGAAGAAAGTGGCGCGCCACTCGTAACGGTTTTCCCGGAAGAGGGATCGGGCTGGACGTTAGAAGCAAATGCTTTAATTAAAAAAGATAATATTAAAGAGGATGCCAAAGTATTTCTTGACTGGGCGAACAGCAAATCTACTATGGAAAGTTATAATAAGCAGTTTGCGATTACAGCAATAGATTTAGGCAAGACGCCTCCAGCAAGTTATCCGGCGGATCCGATGGGGCAACTACTTGAAAATGACTTGTATTGGGCGGCAGATAACAGAGTTGCAATTGTAGATAAGTGGATTGAAAAGTACGATGGGAAAAGTGAACCAAAAGAATAA
- a CDS encoding aspartate aminotransferase family protein produces the protein MKISMEALRTEGDINLSENRRLWQEKHLSAEAFQLLEEDATYYMHQSLSTPCLNVIEKSYGIYIEDIDGRKYMDFHGNSVHQVGYGNEYIVNAVKEQLDILPFSPRRYTNKTAIELSKKLTNLAPGSLNKVLFAPGGTSAVSMALKLVRKATGKFKTISMWDSFHGASLDAISIGGEAVFRGGMGPLMPGSLHVMPYNSYRCLFGDGGISQSNTLDYLEYVLEREMDVGAIILEPIRCTDVQVPPKEYHLRLRQICDQHNILLIFDEIPTALGRTGKMFAFEHYGIEPDIVVLGKGLGGGVFPMAAMLVSDKLDVAQDIALGHFTHEKSSIGCAAALATLQYIEDYHLLEQANKLGEYMKRRLEKMQKKFNLIGDVRGIGLLYGVELVLDRQTKEKAISQAERIMYKCMEKGLSFKVSQGCVLTLVPPLTITEQQLGRAMDILEQSIQEVVDDQQ, from the coding sequence ATGAAAATAAGTATGGAAGCATTGAGGACTGAGGGAGACATTAATTTATCTGAAAATCGTCGGCTATGGCAAGAAAAGCATTTGAGTGCGGAAGCTTTTCAGTTATTAGAAGAGGATGCTACATATTATATGCATCAATCTCTTTCTACACCTTGTTTGAATGTCATTGAAAAAAGTTATGGGATTTATATTGAAGATATTGATGGAAGAAAATACATGGACTTTCATGGTAATAGTGTTCATCAGGTTGGTTATGGAAATGAGTATATTGTCAATGCAGTTAAGGAGCAATTGGATATACTACCGTTCTCCCCACGTCGCTATACGAACAAAACAGCTATTGAGCTGTCAAAAAAACTTACTAATCTTGCACCAGGAAGTTTGAATAAAGTTCTTTTTGCTCCAGGGGGAACATCTGCTGTGAGTATGGCATTGAAGCTTGTACGTAAGGCTACGGGCAAGTTTAAAACGATTTCAATGTGGGATTCGTTTCATGGAGCGTCATTAGATGCAATTTCTATAGGCGGCGAAGCGGTATTCCGCGGTGGAATGGGACCTCTTATGCCTGGTAGCCTCCATGTGATGCCCTATAATTCATATCGCTGTTTATTCGGGGATGGAGGGATTTCCCAGTCTAACACGTTGGATTATCTTGAGTATGTATTAGAGAGGGAAATGGATGTTGGGGCTATTATACTTGAACCTATACGCTGTACAGATGTACAAGTACCTCCCAAGGAATATCATCTACGTTTACGCCAAATTTGCGATCAGCATAATATCTTGTTAATCTTTGATGAAATTCCAACAGCATTAGGAAGAACCGGGAAAATGTTCGCTTTTGAACATTATGGTATTGAGCCTGATATTGTAGTGTTGGGGAAAGGGTTAGGAGGAGGTGTGTTCCCAATGGCTGCGATGCTAGTCAGCGATAAATTGGATGTAGCTCAAGATATTGCATTGGGGCATTTTACACATGAAAAAAGTTCAATTGGCTGTGCAGCGGCATTGGCCACTTTGCAATACATCGAGGATTATCATTTACTTGAACAGGCCAATAAATTAGGTGAGTATATGAAAAGACGTTTGGAAAAGATGCAAAAAAAGTTCAATCTTATTGGAGACGTAAGAGGAATTGGTCTGCTATATGGGGTTGAATTAGTACTGGATCGACAAACAAAGGAAAAAGCTATTTCCCAGGCTGAGCGAATCATGTATAAATGTATGGAAAAAGGATTGAGTTTTAAAGTTTCTCAGGGCTGTGTTTTAACTCTTGTGCCACCATTAACGATTACGGAACAGCAATTAGGTCGTGCAATGGATATTTTGGAACAATCGATTCAAGAGGTTGTGGATGACCAACAGTGA
- the accD gene encoding acetyl-CoA carboxylase, carboxyltransferase subunit beta — MMIRDMFTKNKKKRMMTIPSDDAKNDVPEGLMTKCPACKNIILTKDLMKIVKVCPKCDYHFKMTAAERVACLFDEDTFVSIDDHLKTENPLQFPVYTEKVEADAKKTGLNEAVLTGTGKIEGYEVAVAIMDSHFRMGSMGSVVGEKITRAIEKATELGIPMIIFSASGGARMQEGVLSLMQMAKTSVALNRHAAKGLLYISVMTYPTTGGVSASFASVGDINIAEPKALIGFAGRRVIEQTVREKLPEDFQTAEFLLDHGQLDAVVHRSDMKGTLAKIARLHAKGANGHE, encoded by the coding sequence ATGATGATTCGAGATATGTTTACGAAAAATAAAAAGAAGCGTATGATGACGATACCTTCTGATGATGCAAAAAACGATGTTCCTGAGGGACTAATGACGAAATGCCCAGCGTGTAAAAATATTATTTTAACAAAAGATTTAATGAAAATAGTAAAGGTTTGTCCGAAATGTGATTATCATTTTAAGATGACAGCAGCTGAACGAGTAGCTTGTTTATTTGATGAGGATACATTTGTCTCGATAGATGACCACTTAAAAACGGAAAATCCACTGCAATTTCCAGTGTATACGGAAAAGGTTGAAGCAGATGCAAAGAAAACAGGTTTAAATGAAGCTGTTTTAACAGGTACTGGTAAAATTGAAGGATATGAAGTAGCTGTTGCGATTATGGATTCCCATTTTAGAATGGGCTCAATGGGCTCTGTTGTCGGTGAAAAAATCACCCGTGCGATTGAAAAAGCAACAGAACTTGGCATTCCAATGATTATTTTTTCAGCGAGCGGTGGCGCTAGGATGCAAGAAGGTGTTTTATCGCTTATGCAAATGGCTAAAACAAGTGTTGCACTTAATCGACATGCTGCGAAAGGGTTATTGTATATCTCTGTAATGACGTATCCAACGACGGGCGGTGTGTCAGCAAGCTTTGCGTCGGTTGGTGACATTAATATTGCGGAGCCTAAAGCACTTATTGGGTTTGCGGGTCGACGGGTTATTGAGCAAACTGTACGGGAGAAGTTACCGGAAGATTTCCAGACGGCAGAATTTCTTTTGGACCATGGCCAATTAGATGCAGTCGTTCATCGCAGTGACATGAAGGGCACGTTAGCTAAGATTGCACGACTTCATGCGAAGGGAGCGAATGGACATGAGTAA
- a CDS encoding acetyl-CoA carboxylase carboxyltransferase subunit alpha, translated as MSKTLTFEEPIVKLREKIKELEEFTKANTVDLSSEIETLKTRLGSLEEEIYGNMEPWDRVQVARHPERPTTLDYISELFEDFMQLYGDRTFGDDAAIVGGIASFETMPITIIGHQRGKDTKENVKRNFGMPHPEGYRKALRLMKQAEKFGRPIICFIDTKGAYPGKAAEERGQSEAIARNLVEMAGLTVPVISIVIGEGGSGGALALGVANHIHMLEHSTYSVISPEGAASILWKDASLAKQAAEAMKITAPHLKKMGIIDAIVPEVLGGAHRDLKVQASYIGDIIRTSLEELGSMDGDELVNNRYEKFRQMGVFAE; from the coding sequence ATGAGTAAAACATTGACGTTTGAAGAACCAATTGTCAAACTTCGTGAAAAAATTAAAGAACTTGAAGAGTTTACGAAGGCGAACACAGTGGATTTGTCTAGTGAAATCGAAACACTTAAAACACGTTTAGGAAGCCTGGAAGAAGAGATCTATGGTAATATGGAACCGTGGGACCGAGTTCAAGTGGCTAGGCACCCAGAACGTCCCACCACGTTGGATTATATAAGTGAACTATTCGAGGACTTCATGCAATTGTATGGGGATCGAACATTTGGTGATGACGCAGCTATTGTTGGAGGAATCGCATCGTTTGAAACAATGCCGATTACCATTATCGGCCATCAGCGTGGAAAAGACACAAAAGAGAATGTCAAACGAAATTTTGGCATGCCACATCCTGAAGGGTACCGAAAAGCATTGCGCCTCATGAAACAGGCCGAGAAATTTGGGCGGCCGATTATTTGTTTCATTGATACAAAAGGGGCCTATCCTGGTAAGGCGGCTGAAGAACGTGGTCAAAGTGAAGCAATCGCGCGCAATCTAGTTGAGATGGCAGGACTGACAGTACCTGTTATTTCAATTGTTATTGGGGAAGGCGGTAGTGGCGGGGCATTGGCACTTGGCGTTGCTAACCATATTCATATGCTTGAGCATTCAACGTATTCGGTTATCTCTCCTGAAGGCGCGGCTTCAATCCTTTGGAAAGATGCGAGTCTTGCAAAGCAGGCAGCAGAAGCGATGAAAATCACTGCACCTCATCTGAAGAAAATGGGTATCATTGATGCCATCGTGCCAGAAGTGCTTGGCGGTGCGCATCGAGATCTAAAAGTGCAGGCAAGCTATATTGGTGATATAATTCGCACGTCATTAGAAGAGTTAGGATCAATGGACGGAGACGAGTTAGTGAATAATCGCTATGAAAAATTCCGGCAGATGGGTGTATTTGCCGAGTGA
- a CDS encoding putative 2-aminoethylphosphonate ABC transporter permease subunit, which yields MDPTLVMIKSRKKIRQKTSAVDLLQKTLIVLVILGLVVTLVFPLIQLVLVSLQDRSGNYVGLENFVKYFTTSSLIRPLYNTLFVATTTGFIAVALGFFYAYALTRTNMRWKSFFKYVAFVPLFAPTMMYGIGLVNLFGNNGVITTGFFGMFQGVDIDLYGPVGIIISLIFYTFPQTLILLTISLANTDYRLYEAADSLGSGVVKKFFTVTLPSMKYGLFSAFIIGFILSFTDFGAPIVVGGDFKVMAVDIYQQVVGQFNMSMGATVGVILIIPAVIAFVADRVVQRKESSAISSKSVSYKIKPNRLRDRVYFIYCLLITGAIFSLIIAVLAPTFVKYWPYNFAFTTEHYTFKNVIGGFQPYFNSLTMALITAICGTFIVFFGAYLIEKSRVMRATRQVGYFLSLIPLALPGLVIGLAYIFFFNQSEFSIPFTGRSFSNPLSGLYGTIWILILANLIHFYSVNFFTATTALKKLDKEFEPVSESMNIPFYKTFTRVTLPMSLPAILEMMVYFFVNSMTTISAVIFLYSPSTRPASVAIVDMVGAGDMSAAAALAVIILLTNILVRLGYELLTKKIRNRAGAWQK from the coding sequence ATGGATCCGACACTGGTGATGATAAAGAGTAGGAAAAAAATACGCCAAAAAACGAGCGCTGTAGATCTTTTGCAGAAAACATTGATTGTACTGGTGATTTTAGGGCTTGTAGTGACTCTTGTTTTTCCATTAATACAATTGGTGCTTGTTTCATTACAGGATAGAAGTGGGAATTATGTTGGGTTGGAAAACTTCGTTAAGTACTTTACAACGAGTTCTTTAATTCGACCGTTGTATAATACGTTATTTGTCGCGACAACAACTGGTTTTATCGCTGTTGCACTTGGTTTTTTTTATGCGTATGCGCTAACTCGGACCAATATGAGATGGAAATCCTTTTTTAAGTATGTAGCTTTTGTTCCTTTATTCGCGCCAACGATGATGTATGGGATTGGTTTAGTGAATTTGTTTGGGAATAACGGGGTAATTACGACTGGATTTTTCGGCATGTTCCAAGGGGTTGATATTGATTTATACGGGCCAGTGGGAATTATCATTTCGTTAATATTTTATACGTTTCCCCAAACGCTTATATTGTTAACGATTTCTCTAGCAAATACGGATTATAGGTTGTATGAGGCGGCGGATTCGCTAGGTTCTGGAGTAGTGAAGAAGTTCTTTACTGTAACATTACCGAGTATGAAATACGGCTTGTTCAGCGCATTCATCATTGGTTTTATTTTGAGCTTCACTGATTTCGGTGCCCCGATAGTTGTTGGGGGCGACTTCAAAGTTATGGCTGTAGACATCTATCAACAAGTGGTAGGACAATTTAACATGTCAATGGGTGCAACAGTTGGTGTTATTTTGATTATTCCAGCTGTCATTGCGTTTGTAGCTGATAGGGTTGTACAACGAAAAGAAAGTTCGGCAATTTCATCGAAATCGGTTTCTTACAAAATAAAACCAAATCGATTACGAGATCGTGTCTATTTTATATACTGCTTACTTATCACAGGAGCTATTTTTTCACTGATTATAGCAGTGCTTGCTCCAACGTTTGTTAAATACTGGCCGTATAATTTCGCGTTCACAACTGAGCATTATACGTTTAAAAATGTAATCGGGGGATTCCAACCTTATTTTAACAGTTTGACTATGGCCCTCATTACTGCAATATGTGGAACGTTTATCGTGTTCTTTGGAGCGTATTTAATTGAGAAATCACGTGTTATGAGAGCGACTAGACAAGTTGGTTATTTTCTCTCACTGATTCCTTTGGCACTCCCGGGATTGGTGATTGGTTTAGCGTATATCTTTTTCTTTAACCAATCAGAGTTCTCTATACCGTTTACTGGAAGGTCGTTTTCGAATCCATTGAGTGGTCTGTACGGTACAATTTGGATTCTTATATTGGCCAACCTGATTCACTTTTACTCAGTCAACTTCTTTACCGCAACTACGGCTTTGAAAAAACTCGATAAAGAATTTGAACCTGTATCGGAATCGATGAATATTCCCTTTTATAAAACATTTACACGGGTCACGCTTCCGATGTCATTGCCTGCTATTTTGGAAATGATGGTGTACTTCTTTGTGAACTCTATGACAACGATATCAGCAGTTATTTTCCTATATTCACCAAGTACTCGACCTGCTTCTGTAGCGATTGTTGATATGGTAGGGGCTGGCGATATGTCTGCAGCCGCTGCGCTGGCTGTCATTATTCTTTTAACAAATATTTTAGTACGTCTTGGCTATGAGCTTTTGACGAAGAAAATCAGAAATCGTGCTGGGGCATGGCAGAAGTAA